One genomic region from Alosa alosa isolate M-15738 ecotype Scorff River chromosome 12, AALO_Geno_1.1, whole genome shotgun sequence encodes:
- the LOC125305086 gene encoding potassium voltage-gated channel subfamily C member 4-like, with protein sequence MASATSPPTHLMQVGPAASEAERVVINVGGVQHETYKSTLMSIPGTRLANLASDTSADPQKHPTSEFFFDRDPGAFAPILNYYRTGKLHCPADVCGQSFEEELSFWGVSETDVEPCCWKNFRQHQDEEEALAQFEPDEGPPDYSILVGGPGRMQTSRVWISKMWALFDDPHSSVPAMIIGILSLLFILVSTIAFSLGTHPEFPEVLGPMFLNVEYEYSEGEYEVSNYQTNSIMIVEIVCNIWFTVEFLIRVICCPKKLKFVLNVLNIIDFVAILPFFMEVSWRGMMSGTTLFFLGCLRAARCIRLVRIFKMARCVTAVRALGHALRASICDLCLLGIALSVALLVFSILMYCAEHITNDLTTFKTVPMALWWAVVTMTTVGYGDMYPESWPAMVIASLCAMTGVLFITMPIPILVNKFAKYYALTEARQRRRAKRRRGDGRSAGASAPVWRGKENLHSRVNQSEEDTKSSSAGAV encoded by the exons ATGGCCAGCGCCACCAGTCCACCTACTCACCTGATGCAAGTTGGACCTGCAGCCTCTGAAGCAGAGAGGGTTGTAATTAATGTTGGTGGCGTGCAACATGAAACTTACAAGAGCACCCTCATGTCCATCCCAGGCACACGCCTCGCCAACCTAGCCTCTGACACCAGTGCTGACCCACAGAAACATCCGACCTCTGAGTTTTTCTTCGACCGGGACCCGGGAGCGTTCGCCCCCATCTTAAACTACTACCGCACTGGGAAACTGCACTGCCCGGCAGATGTATGCGGTCAGTCGTTTGAAGAGGAGCTTTCCTTCTGGGGAGTCAGTGAAACCGACGTGGAGCCGTGTTGCTGGAAAAACTTCCGACAGCATCAGGATGAAGAGGAGGCGCTGGCTCAGTTTGAGCCGGACGAGGGACCCCCAGACTACAGCATCCTGGTGGGGGGGCCGGGGAGGATGCAGACATCTAGAGTTTGGATATCAAAGATGTGGGCCCTCTTTGATGATCCCCATTCATCTGTGCCAGCCATG ATCATTGGCATCCTCTCATTGCTCTTCATCCTGGTGTCCACAATTGCTTTCAGCCTTGGGACCCATCCGGAGTTCCCAGAAGTCTTGGGGCCAATGTTCTTAAACGTTGAATATGAATACAGTGAGGGAGAGTATGAGGTCAGCAATTACCAAACAAATTCTATAATGATAGTGGAGATCGTCTGCAATATCTGGTTCACCGTTGAGTTCTTGATTCGCGTCATCTGCTGCCCAAAGAAGCTTAAGTTCGTCCTGAACGTCCTGAACATCATTGACTTTGTGGCCATCCTGCCCTTCTTCATGGAGGTGAGTTGGCGCGGGATGATGTCCGGGACCACGTTGTTCTTCCTGGGATGTCTTCGTGCAGCTCGCTGCATTCGACTTGTGCGGATCTTCAAGATGGCGCGGTGCGTGACGGCAGTTCGGGCGCTGGGGCATGCGCTGCGGGCCAGCATCTGCGACCTCTGCCTCCTGGGCATCGCCCTGTCTGTGGCCCTCCTCGTGTTCTCCATCCTGATGTACTGTGCTGAGCACATCACCAACGACCTCACAACTTTCAAAACTGTACCCATGGCTCTCTGGTGGGCCGTGGTTACCATGACGACCGTGGGGTACGGAGACATGTATCCAGAATCGTGGCCTGCTATGGTGATTGCCAGTCTGTGCGCCATGACAGGAGTCCTCTTCATCACCATGCCCATCCCTATCCTCGTCAACAAGTTTGCCAAGTACTACGCTCTGACAGAGGCCAGGCAAAGACGACGGgccaagaggaggaggggggatgggCGATCTGCGGGGGCCAGTGCCCCTGTCTGGAGGGGCAAGGAGAACCTCCACAGCAGGGTCAACCAGTCAGAGGAGGACACCAAGAGCAGCAGTGCAG